The nucleotide sequence ttaatttttcaaacttaagcaataatacatataaaaatacagaCTCTTAAATTTCTCAAGTTTAAATGTCTTTATCCACATGCCCATTCTCAAAGAATGGGGGGGTGGGGTGTCTAAGTTAAGGTATGCATctacctttaaatattaaatagtaaaagCTTCACAGATATCTTCAGTAAGATATACAGCTAATAACCAATATTCCATAGAACGGAGCATTGTTGGATGTAgctgctttcttctcttttcttcagtaaataTATTATTCTTGGATCATATTGAGTGAACAACGTCTTTTCCTGGGTGAATGAAAAGATATATCATAAGTCACAAGGCTCTTGATAGACATagattatgtatgtatgtatgtatgtacataaataAAAACCACCTTGTCTTGCCTAGTTTGGGAATGTCATATGGTAGAGAAAGGGGAATTTGTCTTTCTAAAAGGTCTTGATTACCTGAATTTACTACCAAGCTGactgagagaaagaggaagtCCTGAGCCCCTGGACCTTTCTTAAGGTCTACCATCAACCCAGACTACAGTCCCAAATTTATACCAGTCAGAAAGCACCAAGGATGTATATATTTATGCTCCCATTTTCCTTGTTATCCCACAATCTAGACTAATTTTTCCAGATCATTCTTGTGACTTAAAACTTTGATCTCCTGAGCCTGACAGGCattcttttccaaatctttctacttctggcagttaggtggcacagtgggacCTGTAGTCCTGAAGAcaagttcagatttggcctcggGCACCTACTCTCTGTGTAGCCCCTGGCAAGTCTAATtaccttctgtttgccttagttttctctgtgaaatgggaataatagtatcaCCTTCCaatcaaatcagataatagtaaaatgcttagaacagtgcctggcatatactaggtgctgtataaatattggcatttattatatatttttacctCCTCTTCTggtctatttctgtctctctcacacatatACAGAATTGTAGGTACCTGCATAGTCTTGTGATACATTCAGAGTCATCACGACAGGATGCCCCTATGGGCCTGAGGGAAACACCTCTCCAGAAGGGAGTCATCCTTCTTAGTCTTCTCTGGACTGATCTCTGTTGAGGCAGTGGAGATGAAGCCACCTGTGGAGGAGAGTGGAACATTTTCATTATAGATACCTTTTATGTAGTGCACCCAGCTTTTCTTACAGCTATATGAGATCAGGACATGAATTAAGGAAAGCCTTTGTTTATAAATCCTAACCtaagggcaactagatggtgcagtggacagagtaccaggtCTGAAGTTGAGAAACTCATATTTCCAATTTCAAGTCTGGTCTCAAGACACTttctagtcatttaaccctctttatctctgtttcctcatctatcaaatgaactggatcagggaatggcaaaccactccagtatctttgacataAAAATCCCAAagtggggttatgaagagtcagacatgactggaaaacaaAAAGCCCAACTTTATGGAGAAATGGATCTCTAAACAAGGGAGTGAAGATAGAGCAGACAAATTATTTCAAAAGTGAAATAAGTCCATCTTCCCTCAGAAGTCTTTACAGTCTGCCCACAAAATCTGAGTCATGTAGTATAGGCATATTTGCCTGCAGTGGTGGGTAAAAATCTTCATCCCCTTATCCTTACCTGGCTCAGGAGCAGCAGACACATGATGAACAGGGCTGAGAGCTTAAGGTGCCCCATGGCAGTATGTAGGAAGCCGGAGATCTGACTGCCAACACAGATCTCTTAAAGTGCTTTTTATAGGATGAAGTCAGCCCAGTGATTAGTGGCTGCATGTTCCATGGGGCAAAGTTTGGAGCAGAGAACGGGGGAAATTTTAATAAGTTAATGTCTACTAGTGCAATCTGCTCAAGGTCTGCCCCTTAGGCTAATTCTGTTTGCTGATTCCTCAGCTGACCTTTGAAATGGTTGTCACTGGCCTAGTTTGCATTTTACCCACTTTAAGGAAAATCACATCTTCATAGCTTTcaccctctttttttcctctctaagatCCAAATCAAGCCATAGACATAAGGAACTTGACCATGTCGCAATTTCAAAATAATTCACTGATGTTGCTAACCAAAATGTTACAGTAATTAGCTTtttgaaaaatagaattaatattcACATTTCTGTCTGGGGAAGAACAATTTGTGGGGTGTGTGAAGTAGGGTTCATTTGCTGCCATTTGTCGTACATGCATTTTCTAATGACTCAAACGCTGTTTCTTTCACAAAAATGttttgttccctttttttttttttttaaacaatacttGTCATTCCCCTCCCCAGTAGACCCATTAGCCATGTCTgtttctcatttttccatttataatCTACCACCTCTTCATTCCATATTCTTTTTATGGGTATAGTTATTTTCTGAATTGTTTGAGTGTTCATCTCTTGCTTTATCCAGTTCACACAgtaaaactataaacataataaatcacgtaaagaaaataattgtatCCATATATACCAAAAAATCTTAACAAATCATAACATtcatctttgttttaaaatagtaataaatagaTCTTCCCTTAACATGAGCAATGATAACTAAAGTATTTTCAGTAAAATTAGAAGTAAATACAATCCTAATGGACTcaagataaaaaatgccatctgtgtCTTAAGAAAGAATAGAgcctgaatccagaccaaagcatactttattttactttctcttcattttcaagtttttttccacaaaattactaatatgaGAGAATGtgttacatgattgcacatgcaaactatatcagattgcttaccatctcagggagggaggaggaaggagagagaatttaggagtaaaaaaaatttttttttaatctgatttgggggtgaataaaatattatcaatattagTATTAGTACAGTGCTAGAAATATTACCTAAATAGCtacaagacaagaaaaagaaatcttatgCCTGTCTTATGCAGTGTTAGAGAATGTAGACTAAAATTAGATGAAACTTAACAAAGTaagtagcaagatataaaataaatccaccaattcattaatctttcaTGTATATtattggcaaatagattccaCTTAGAGTAACTGTAGgatgcataaaatatttgggagccTATCAAGACACACAGGAATGATATAAAGACAACCATATAAACACTTTACCAGAaaaagtgagaaggaagagaaccTGAAAGTATCTGATACTAACTTGTTTTATAagaatcatcaaaactattttctattggttaaaaaatagacaaGATGAATATATGCTAAACAAAAGACCTATAGGAAAATAAAACAGCATAATTAACCCATAGGCTCCAACTACTAGGGTAAGGATTCACTAataactgctaggaaaactagaatgCTCTATAGTAAAAATTAGGTCTCTAGAGCAAGGGTTCTTCACCATTTTTGTGGCATAGATCCCTTTTGTAGTTTGGTGAAAttcctcagaatgtttttaaatacataaaatgaaatacacagGGTCACAAAGGAATCCAATTCATCAAactagttatcaaaatatttgtttaaaaaaaaagttaatggggcagctaggtagcacagtggatggagtaccagaACTGAATCCAGGAGGACCCggtttcaaatctgacatcagacattttatagctgtgtgatctgagcaaatcacttaactccagttgcctagcccttgccactcttgtcttagaattgataataagaaaataagtgtttaaaaaataaaaagttaaaagacttcaggttaagaacccctaccTAGAGACCAAGAGTGTTTCACTAAGCTACAAATAGAAGTGTAGCTTAGATTTAGAAGGTCATATCATaagatagaggaagaagaaaggaaatacttttcATAATTTTGAATATGGGAAGACCTTTACCAAACATGGATAAAGATGATCAGAagagataaaatgtaaaatcttcaTTAAATAAAGTTTTGCACAAGCAAAAACAATGCACATTTGGAAGGAATCTTTCCAATTAGAAACAGTTGTAGGAGCAGCTTGGAAGAGGGCCCGGCCtggtgacaggaggtcctgggtttaaatctagctgtgtgactgggtgAGTtgcttaactccagttgcctagcccttatcagtcttctactttggaattaatacttgatattgatctttaaatgaaaaagaagggctttttaaattaaagtttaatGGGTAAAGATATAGAAGGTATTGATTCTGATACGTTAAGAAGAGCCATTAACAAATTAGTGGTCAGGGGATATTGCCAGTCCTCAAAAGCAATGTGAGGAGAAAAAGATGCTCCAATTcactaataagaaaaaagtattcaAACAAGTCTGAGACTCAACATTATACATATCAGATTGGCAGGTAACAAAAAACGAAAATGTTGAAGAGACTGGAAGGATAAGTAACTAACGCAGAActctgaattgaattgaaatggccattctggaaagcagtttggaattttATCCCCAAAATCACTAAATTATATATTCAATTTGCCCCAGCAATGCAGTTCTGAATGTACATTCCAAATGgacactaaaagaaaaaaagggcacTTATGTActatgggaagccaataagagaatagataaaaatctgagacccctcttttgacaccttttatgatccataccttttcttattggaaaaacattatagacttattaaaaagctttgagtccttagcagaccagcagctactgaattaacaatttctctccttgataattaagaagcctgaactctaaaaaatattacttagataaggcaGGAGCTGGACAATCTAGTCCAGATTTTATCTGACCAGGACCAGTCctgtaaatcaggaagacatgactcaattagtaaaaatctccatgaaatatatttctgctcccagaattaaccccctactaattgtggttggaatttggcccttgcccttgtacctatctctctacttttttagactttaatgggttgtgtatgatttgtaaccccttcacagctgtgactctttctttgtgttctttgtttgaaaccagtataaaataaaccccaGACTCCATAAGGTTGGATCAGCTATGGGCTAAATaattagtctggctgttctcattttctgtttcctgtcttttcaatccgaTGCCATTAAACGCCACTcgggacccctaccatatagagctggctctctataacatacaaaaaaattcataacatttttttttaaacccttaacttttgtgtattggctccttggtggaagagtagtaagggtgggcaatgggggtcaagtgacttgcccaatcacacagctgggaagtgtctgaggccggatttgaacctaggacctcccgtctctaggtctgactctcaatccactgagctacctagctgccccttcataacatttttttaacaaaaatgagTATAAGGAAATacccatcaactagggaatggctgaacaaaaccCTAGTCTTGGGAATGTGATGTGGCACCATAAGAAATGGGGAAGAGGACAGATTCAAATAAATCTGTAAAGTATGTTtacactgatgcagagtgaaatgagaaccaGAACCACATATATAAAACCactaaattataaagaaaaacaactttgaaagacctgAGAACAGTGATAAATTCCTATCCAttaacagagaagtgatggaataGAAGTGCAAAGTGAAACATCCATTTTTGGACGTAATTTATGTGTAGCTTTTTGCTTGATTTTGTGCTTATTTGCAACAAGGGAAAGTGTTTTTTCcaggtgggggaagagaaggtTTGGTAATAAAGATGCATGCCCCCCCcaaatagataagaaaaataattaattacaatATTTGAGGGGAAATGATTATGTGTGGCCAACAACGTGGAGGACTAGACGTTGCCTCCAATCCTGTTGAACTTTTAAATTTCTCTAAATTAAGAATTATGCACCATGGTAATTTTAGCCGTCTCCATAATCTAGGACACCAAAAACCTAAACAAAGTACAATTTGATGAACTGCAGAGAAAGCCAATCGTTACTAAACTCTAACCAGGTACTCACCCACCATTCCCTCCCTGAGTCCCAGCATGCTCCCAAAGGCAAGGCTGTTTAAGCAGCTGTTCTTGTAAACAAAACTCAACTCCACCCCAAATCTTCCCATCCCAGCCCCAAGTGTGGTGCTAATCCAAATAGAAGAGATTGGCTCAGGCTTTGCTGGTGGGACCAGAGAACTGAGGAACAGAACAGGAACAGGAAACATGGTGGCTGTTATGGCAGTATACTAGACCTCGGAGAAAGCTCCTAGCAACCATCTTGGGCCAATCCAGTCTTCTTACAAGTTACTCCTGGCAGGACCAAGACTGGGGAACAATGCATCAGTATAGAAGCTGAGACTAAAACCCAGCTCTTAGGAATATTAAAGGGAAAGGACTCAAAAAGTAAGCattagagaaaaataaggaaacaattACTAAAGATGTTAGGAGGAAGAAAACTGAGCATAAGCAGAAAAACCAACAGGGTAGTTTTTTATAGCTGTAGATAATATAGCTTCTAGAACaagttttttgtgttttaaaGTTCTAGGCAGTTTTCTTAATTACCCCTTGCATTATGGTAGTGTTTTCAGGTTTTTTGATTAGGCATTTTTAAATAGGTATTgcctgacaaagaaaaaaaatgaatttaacacCTGAAGAGGCAGAGGATACTGTGTTTTCCCATAACAGCATAGAACCATAGCTGGATATTCCTGcatggtttaaaagagaaaagaattgtgAAAACAATTTATGACctacataaaaataattagaacagAAAATCTTGAATCCATGATGGCAAGTCTTGctagagaaacaaaagagagaatgatgATTGAGAATGCAAATACAGAGAAATAAGCACATTctggaagaaaagcaaaaagtaaCATTGAAAGAAAGCATGATATCTACACAAGGAAAACCAATTGACTTTGAGGATAGGATGCATAAAAACAAGTTAAAGATTTTAGGGCTcccaaaagaacacaaaaagtcaaaaaaaaCCTGAACACAACACCATAATGCAAGATataattcaagaaaactgcctagAACTTTAAAACACAGAAACAAAGTATCACTAGAAAAATCACcttccaaaacaaaaaacaaaaaaacaccctATGCTCCAAACTCCAAGGCAGCTAAAGGCTAAATTTAACAATTGCACTGATCAACTACAAATTCTACAAACTCCCAGAGAAAGacttttcaaatataaaggaatggAAATTTGAATAAAATAAGGCTTCTGCACTCACAAGAAACCTCAGGAAGTAATGAAATAATAGGTTCAGGAAACAAAGGAGCTCCAGATACAGCTCAAGATGTCATACTCTGCATATCTGAGCCAAgctatgaatgaaaaaaacatggaTATTCAGTAATAAAGAGCCATTTCAGACATTCCTAGAAAGAACTGTACACCTGAAGGAATTACTTTCTTCTCAAAGACTTCAGAGAATGGATATCCACCACAGAGTAGTAAATCCAGTAATATGCCATTTCCCGGGGNNNNNNNNNNNNNNNNNNNNNNNNNNNNNNNNNNNNNNNNNNNNNNNNNNNNNNNNNNNNNNNNNNNNNNNNNNNNNNNNNNNNNNNNNNNNNNNNNNNNNNNNNNNNNNNNNNNNNNNNNNNNNNNNNNNNNNNNNNNNNNNNNNNNNNNNNNNNNNNNNNNNNNNNNNNNNNNNNNNNNNNNNNNNNNNNNNNNNNgaggcagctgggtagctcagtggattgagagccaggcctagagacaggaggtcctaggttcaaatctgaccccaagacacttcctggctgtgtgaccctgggcaagtcacttgacccccattgcctacccttaccaatcttccacctataagtcaatacacagaagttaagggtttaaaaaattaaaaaaaaaaaaaatatgccatTTCCCCCTTGATCCAAATCTTAGTAAAAATGCACAGGACCAAGCAAAAATCCTTGGTACACTCCTTCCAAATTAATCAAACCATTAAAAATTGCTCTTTAAGAGTAatctttcaatttaaaaaacccaaaccattATTGCCTACCCCgtgtttctccattttttccacaAGAATGACATGGTCATACTTTACTAAAATCTAGATAAACCATAGCTATAGAATTCCCTTGACATATTAGTTGAATAGCTTGCCAAATAAAGAATTAATGTTAATTTGATATTATCAGCATTTCATAAAACTAAAGTAGCTTTTCAAGATCACaaacttccttttctaaaaaaaatttttttttgccattcttttataatattttctggAATTTGGCCAAGAATTAATGTCAAATATGCTAGCCTATAGTTTTCAgattttatactttttcctttttttaaaccaagaaaacattaaaaaaaatttttttccaatcttAGGGTATATTCTCCATTTATATTTTCCTCAGTAATCACATTAGTATATAGCTATTagtattagctattattagtagGATATAGCTCCTCTGCCAGATCTTTTGAATTCATTGAGAGAAACTATACTTTCTATCTTACTATCTTGTTAATAgctaaataaatctttttttttttttaagcccttaccttccatcttggaatccatactatgtaaaggctaggcaatgggggttaagtgacttgcccagggtcacatagttaggaagtgtcagaggccagatttgaacccaggatctcccatttcagGGTCTGACTctaaccattgagccacctagctgcccccccataGCTAAATAAATCTTAAGTTTCAACTTCTTATTAGCTacttttgttctgtcctttccaatccaaagattattttcattggcaaaaaagagaaagagaagcaaaagaaaagtttattgtttccttctctagatttTCAGTTACCATTCCATCTAACTCAAGCAGCAACCCAGCTTTCTTTGCTGCTACCCATGTATTGCTACATACCAAAGGAAGAAGTCACATCTTTGTTGAGTCCACTTTAAGTTTCTATTATAtaaccttatttaaaaaaaaaaaaaaacaaaaactcttaacttctgtcttagaatcaatattgtatat is from Gracilinanus agilis isolate LMUSP501 chromosome 2, AgileGrace, whole genome shotgun sequence and encodes:
- the LEAP2 gene encoding liver-expressed antimicrobial peptide 2; this encodes MGHLKLSALFIMCLLLLSQVASSPLPQQRSVQRRLRRMTPFWRGVSLRPIGASCRDDSECITRLCRKRRCSLNMIQE